In Nitrospirota bacterium, the genomic window CAGAAACCCCAACATCACTCTCCTCGTCCACGACAACCAGATCTACGGCCTCACCAAGGGCCAGGCCTCCCCGACCACCGCCGAGGGGACCGTCACCAAGACCCAGCCCTTCGGGGTGCCTTCGGAGCAGTTGAACCCCGTGGCCCTGGCCGTGGCGATGGACGCCGGGCTCGTGGCCCGGAGCTTCGTCGGGGACATGGAGCACCTGACTGAAATGATGAAGGCGGCCATCGCGCACAAGGGTTTCGCGCTCCTGGACATCTTCCAGCCCTGCGTCACCTTCAACAAGGTCAACACCTACGACTGGTACCGCAAGAGGGTAAAGCCCGTGGGCGAGGACTACGACCCCGAGGACAGGCTCAACGCCTTCGAGACCGCGCTTATTTGGGGCGAGGAGATACCCGTGGGCGTCCTCTACCGGAACCCCGGGCGGCCCGCCATGGAAGAGCGTTTTCCCGTGCTCGCCGGCACCCCCCTGGTCAAGCAGCCCTTCGACCTGGAAACCGGCAGGAGGGCGATAGACTCACTGGCCCTTTAAGTGTGCCCGCTGGCACCGGAGTGCCTGTGGGCACCCTAGAACTCCTTGAATACCTTGGCCAGGGAGTCACCGGCCACATGCATCCTGAATTCGTTGAAGTACCCGAAGGGGGTACGCACCACGGTGTA contains:
- a CDS encoding 2-oxoacid:ferredoxin oxidoreductase subunit beta; this encodes MPDIKDYKGQTPAWCPGCGNFGILRSLKRALVELGLEPHQVLVVSGIGQSGKTPHYMQCNTFNGLHGRTLPVATAARLANHEMVVIAEAGDGDCYGEGGNHFLHAMRRNPNITLLVHDNQIYGLTKGQASPTTAEGTVTKTQPFGVPSEQLNPVALAVAMDAGLVARSFVGDMEHLTEMMKAAIAHKGFALLDIFQPCVTFNKVNTYDWYRKRVKPVGEDYDPEDRLNAFETALIWGEEIPVGVLYRNPGRPAMEERFPVLAGTPLVKQPFDLETGRRAIDSLAL